A single region of the Aurantiacibacter sp. MUD11 genome encodes:
- a CDS encoding outer membrane protein assembly factor BamB family protein: MRFSSARLTAGAALAALAMTQALGQTVPDFPPVTDAEIQNPDPADWLSWRRTLDSWGYSPLDQINLGNAGQLRMVWAMPLPPGHQEGTPLVHDGIIYFPGPADTIHAIDARSGQLIWRYNRQLPEDLGDYLPVYDTTRNIALYGHLIIGNSADDYLYALDARTGELVWETQILDYRQGAKQSSGPIIAEGLAITGRSCEPEGGPAACVITAHDAETGEEVWRTPIIAQGDDPNDATWGGLPLTERMQVGAWMIASYDPELRLVYMGTSVTAPAPNISLAGNEHDYLYHNSTLALDVETGAIRWHYQHLVDNWDLDHTFPRFLVDQQVAPDARDVAWIADDIEPGRTYRTVTGVPGKTGVVYTLDRETGRFLWARPTVRQNVVQSIDPATGRVTPNPATVPTEYGTNHEVCPSASGGANYMAGAYSPLTGSMYFPLQNTCGEMVALDPADNPGVYGIASRSYIPAEAGGLLGSIHAVNAVTGASEWTHNQRPGMQSLMTTGGGLLFAGDADGWFSAHDQRNGRVLWQVNLGSSVTGYPATFAVDGQQYVAVSTGRWLNDAFTPELTHGTQNTLFVFALPEAGIGHPGPAREQLNPRGEVVSVDPPRAEASAFSRLTGAGVYSAAQAERGAGVYARNCAACHGADFQSAAGVPTVRGDAFLANWRGRSVAEFFAYTRDFMPTGMGGSLSDTDYLAVTAYLLSVNGYPAGEEPLDPDEALLAAIGIE; the protein is encoded by the coding sequence ATGCGATTTTCGAGCGCTAGATTGACGGCAGGGGCAGCGCTGGCCGCCTTGGCGATGACGCAGGCACTGGGCCAGACCGTGCCCGATTTCCCGCCGGTCACCGATGCGGAAATCCAGAACCCCGATCCGGCGGACTGGCTCAGCTGGCGGCGCACGCTGGATAGCTGGGGCTATTCCCCGCTCGACCAGATCAACCTGGGGAACGCAGGGCAACTGCGCATGGTCTGGGCCATGCCGCTGCCACCCGGCCACCAGGAAGGCACGCCGCTGGTGCATGACGGGATCATCTACTTCCCCGGCCCCGCCGACACGATCCACGCCATCGACGCGCGCAGCGGCCAGTTGATCTGGCGCTACAACCGCCAATTGCCCGAAGACCTCGGCGACTACCTGCCGGTCTACGATACCACCCGCAATATCGCGCTCTACGGCCACCTGATCATCGGCAATTCGGCGGACGACTACCTTTACGCCCTCGATGCCCGCACCGGCGAACTGGTGTGGGAGACGCAGATCCTCGATTACCGGCAGGGCGCCAAGCAGAGCAGCGGCCCGATCATTGCCGAAGGTCTCGCCATCACCGGACGCTCTTGCGAGCCGGAGGGTGGCCCCGCGGCCTGCGTCATCACCGCGCACGATGCCGAGACAGGCGAGGAAGTCTGGCGCACGCCGATCATCGCGCAAGGCGACGATCCGAACGATGCGACATGGGGTGGCCTGCCGCTGACCGAGCGCATGCAGGTCGGTGCGTGGATGATCGCCAGCTACGATCCCGAACTGCGCCTCGTCTACATGGGCACGTCGGTCACCGCCCCCGCGCCCAACATCTCGCTGGCGGGTAACGAGCACGATTACCTCTACCACAACTCCACGCTGGCGCTGGACGTGGAGACGGGTGCAATCCGCTGGCACTACCAGCACCTCGTCGACAACTGGGACCTCGACCACACCTTCCCGCGCTTCCTGGTGGACCAGCAGGTCGCCCCCGATGCGCGGGACGTGGCATGGATCGCCGACGACATCGAGCCGGGGCGCACCTATCGCACCGTCACCGGCGTGCCGGGCAAGACCGGCGTGGTCTACACGCTGGACCGCGAGACCGGGCGCTTCCTCTGGGCGCGTCCGACGGTTAGGCAGAACGTCGTGCAGTCGATCGACCCGGCGACGGGCCGCGTCACGCCCAATCCCGCCACCGTGCCCACCGAATATGGCACCAACCACGAGGTCTGCCCCTCCGCCAGCGGTGGGGCGAACTACATGGCCGGGGCCTACAGCCCGCTGACCGGATCGATGTATTTCCCGCTGCAGAACACCTGCGGCGAAATGGTCGCGCTCGATCCCGCGGACAATCCGGGCGTCTATGGCATCGCCTCACGCAGCTATATCCCGGCCGAGGCCGGCGGCCTGCTGGGCAGTATCCACGCGGTGAACGCCGTAACCGGGGCGAGCGAATGGACGCACAACCAGCGCCCCGGGATGCAGTCGCTGATGACGACGGGCGGCGGCCTGCTGTTCGCCGGCGACGCAGATGGCTGGTTCTCCGCGCACGACCAGCGCAACGGTCGCGTGCTGTGGCAGGTCAACCTCGGCAGTTCAGTGACCGGCTATCCGGCCACCTTCGCCGTCGATGGCCAGCAATATGTCGCGGTCTCCACCGGGCGCTGGCTCAACGATGCCTTCACCCCGGAACTGACGCACGGCACGCAGAACACGCTGTTCGTCTTCGCCCTGCCCGAGGCCGGGATCGGTCATCCGGGGCCGGCGCGCGAGCAGCTCAACCCGCGCGGCGAGGTGGTGTCGGTCGACCCGCCCCGTGCCGAGGCTTCCGCCTTCAGCCGCCTGACCGGCGCGGGCGTCTATTCCGCGGCGCAGGCCGAACGCGGCGCCGGGGTCTACGCCCGCAATTGCGCGGCCTGTCACGGCGCGGATTTCCAGTCGGCGGCGGGCGTGCCGACCGTGCGCGGCGATGCCTTCCTCGCCAACTGGCGCGGGCGCAGCGTGGCCGAGTTCTTTGCCTACACCCGCGACTTCATGCCGACCGGCATGGGCGGCTCGCTGAGCGATACGGACTACCTGGCGGTGACGGCCTACCTGCTGTCAGTGAACGGCTACCCTGCAGGCGAGGAACCGCTCGACCCGGACGAGGCGCTGCTGGCGGCTATCGGGATCGAGTGA
- a CDS encoding TonB-dependent receptor plug domain-containing protein, producing MIAMKNLLLASAATLFLATPAMAQEDGEETENVIVVLGEGLPDTPAAPAYSTVEIERDEIVTAASGRLEDVLSNVAGFQQFRRSDSRSANPSAQGATLRALGGNASSRALVLLDGVPMGDPFFGYIPFSAVDPYALSSVRVTRGGGSGPFGSGALAGTIQLESADAATLDMFSGSALINDREETELSATFAPEVGDGFAVITGRWDRGQGFFTTPEADRVPATARASYDAWSVGGRIVQPVGDDLEVQARVLAFEDNRTLRFQGADNSIEGQDVSLRLVSRGDWEVDALVYGQWRNFTNVVISSTRFVPVLDQKDTPASGLGGKLEVRPPVGDAHTLRIGADYRRSEGDLFEDSYSAFTGALRENRFAGGVNTDFGLYIEDDWQIGPVTLTGGVRADRYSITDGFYRALDAGGAVLTDETYADRSDWEVTWRTGALVDVSDALRLRAAAYSGFRLPTLNELYRPFVVFPVVTQANADLEPERLEGWEVGADIVAAEGVAFSITYFDNQVEGAIANVTLEPNLRQRRNLDAIEATGFEFAASVEQGPFSLTGSLAVTDAEVVGTGFAAPLDGNRPPQTPDLSASMTAVMRVVEDGFLSVTLRHVADQFEGDQENDVLPAATTMDLFVQVPLMDQLKLIGRAENLFDTEIITRNQGGSMDLGVPQTFWVGLRWGF from the coding sequence ATGATTGCCATGAAGAACCTGTTGCTCGCCAGCGCCGCCACGCTGTTTCTCGCCACCCCTGCCATGGCGCAGGAAGACGGGGAGGAGACCGAGAACGTCATCGTCGTGCTGGGCGAGGGCTTGCCCGATACGCCTGCCGCTCCGGCCTATTCCACGGTCGAAATCGAGCGAGACGAGATCGTCACCGCCGCTTCAGGCCGGCTGGAGGACGTGCTGTCCAATGTCGCGGGCTTCCAGCAGTTCCGCCGGTCGGACAGCCGCTCTGCCAATCCGTCCGCACAGGGCGCCACCCTGCGCGCGCTGGGCGGCAATGCTTCCAGCCGCGCGCTGGTGCTGCTCGACGGTGTGCCGATGGGCGACCCGTTCTTCGGCTATATCCCCTTCAGCGCTGTCGATCCCTATGCGCTGAGCTCCGTGCGCGTGACGCGCGGTGGCGGCTCCGGCCCCTTCGGCTCGGGCGCGCTGGCGGGCACGATCCAGCTGGAAAGCGCCGATGCTGCGACGTTGGACATGTTCAGCGGTTCCGCCCTGATCAACGATCGCGAGGAAACCGAGCTTTCCGCCACCTTCGCGCCGGAAGTGGGCGATGGCTTTGCCGTGATCACCGGTCGCTGGGATCGCGGCCAGGGCTTCTTCACCACGCCCGAGGCGGACCGCGTGCCCGCCACGGCGCGCGCCAGCTACGATGCCTGGTCGGTGGGCGGCCGCATCGTGCAGCCCGTGGGCGACGACCTCGAAGTGCAGGCCCGCGTGCTCGCCTTCGAGGACAACCGCACGCTGCGTTTCCAGGGCGCGGACAATTCGATCGAGGGGCAGGACGTGTCGTTGCGCCTCGTCTCTCGCGGTGACTGGGAAGTCGATGCGCTGGTCTATGGCCAGTGGCGCAACTTCACCAATGTCGTGATTTCCTCCACCCGCTTCGTGCCGGTGTTGGACCAGAAGGATACGCCTGCCAGCGGCCTGGGCGGCAAGCTGGAAGTGCGGCCTCCGGTGGGCGATGCGCACACCCTGCGTATCGGTGCCGACTACCGTCGCAGCGAGGGCGACCTGTTCGAGGACAGCTACTCCGCTTTCACCGGCGCGCTGCGCGAAAACCGTTTCGCGGGCGGCGTAAATACTGACTTCGGCCTCTATATCGAGGACGACTGGCAGATCGGCCCCGTTACCCTGACGGGCGGCGTGCGCGCGGATCGCTATTCGATCACCGACGGCTTCTACCGCGCGCTGGACGCCGGCGGCGCGGTGCTGACGGACGAGACCTACGCCGACCGTTCGGATTGGGAGGTCACCTGGCGCACCGGCGCGCTGGTCGACGTGAGCGATGCGCTGCGGCTGCGTGCGGCGGCCTATTCGGGCTTCCGCCTGCCTACACTGAACGAGCTCTACCGTCCCTTCGTGGTCTTCCCGGTGGTGACGCAGGCCAATGCGGATCTCGAACCCGAGCGGCTGGAAGGCTGGGAAGTCGGCGCCGATATCGTGGCGGCAGAGGGCGTGGCCTTCTCCATCACCTATTTCGACAACCAGGTGGAAGGCGCGATTGCCAATGTCACGCTGGAGCCGAACCTGCGCCAGCGCCGCAACCTCGACGCAATCGAGGCGACCGGCTTCGAATTCGCTGCCTCGGTGGAGCAGGGGCCATTCAGCCTGACCGGTTCGCTGGCGGTGACCGACGCCGAAGTGGTCGGCACCGGCTTTGCCGCCCCGCTCGACGGCAACCGCCCGCCGCAGACGCCGGACCTGTCGGCCAGCATGACCGCCGTCATGCGGGTGGTCGAGGACGGGTTCCTCTCGGTTACGCTGCGCCATGTGGCCGACCAGTTCGAGGGCGACCAGGAGAACGACGTCCTGCCCGCAGCCACGACGATGGACCTGTTCGTGCAGGTGCCGTTGATGGACCAGCTGAAGCTGATCGGCCGCGCCGAAAACCTGTTCGATACCGAGATCATCACCCGCAACCAGGGCGGGTCGATGGACCTTGGCGTGCCGCAGACCTTCTGGGTCGGCCTGCGCTGGGGTTTCTGA
- a CDS encoding aldehyde dehydrogenase family protein: MVRLEVINPRTGKADHAITPSSAAEVSAKAAALRAAQPAWEAMGVAGRCGVMARWLGAVKARAADIGEADAHDTGGCHTSYLQGFITMGNIGGWLEDAPKAFAGLEYDSMSTSMPTVRVQSQVVAYPLVGVISPWNAPLMLALLDAVPALFAGCSVLLKPSEVTPRVIETLFETVREIPELAAVFDYVVGAGDVGQAVIAEADTICFTGSVPTGRKVAVACAERLIPCHLELGGKDPCVVTENADLERATTAVLRGAVYATGQVCYSVERVYVHESIHDAFVAKLAEKAAEVRLNAENPRAGHIGPFTHGPQADIVAGHITDAVAKGATVVTGGKIEEIDGGRYMRPTVLTGVTHDMAIMQDETFGPCIPVMAYADEEEAIRLANDTQFGLTASVIAGDAEEAERIGRRINAGGIYLQDTFLTFAKLRTFGSDSFGWSGHGAPRIGPESLRRFLRRKSLLTQTGEVADIRNDHHLGDGA, translated from the coding sequence ATGGTCAGACTGGAGGTTATCAACCCGCGGACCGGCAAGGCCGACCACGCGATCACGCCATCGTCCGCCGCAGAGGTGAGCGCCAAGGCTGCCGCCCTGCGCGCCGCGCAACCCGCGTGGGAGGCGATGGGAGTAGCCGGCCGTTGCGGCGTCATGGCGCGCTGGCTGGGCGCGGTGAAGGCGCGTGCGGCCGACATCGGCGAGGCCGATGCCCACGATACCGGCGGTTGCCACACCAGCTACCTCCAGGGCTTCATCACCATGGGCAATATCGGCGGCTGGCTGGAGGATGCGCCCAAGGCCTTCGCCGGGCTGGAATACGATTCCATGTCCACCTCCATGCCCACGGTTCGCGTGCAATCGCAGGTCGTGGCCTATCCGCTGGTCGGCGTGATCAGCCCGTGGAACGCGCCGCTGATGCTAGCGCTGCTCGACGCCGTGCCGGCGCTGTTTGCGGGCTGTTCGGTGCTTCTCAAGCCCTCTGAAGTCACCCCCCGCGTGATCGAGACGCTGTTCGAAACCGTGCGCGAAATTCCGGAACTCGCCGCCGTGTTCGACTATGTCGTGGGGGCCGGCGATGTCGGCCAGGCGGTGATCGCGGAGGCCGATACCATCTGCTTCACGGGCAGCGTGCCGACCGGGCGCAAGGTGGCCGTGGCCTGTGCCGAACGGCTGATCCCCTGCCACCTCGAACTGGGCGGCAAGGACCCGTGCGTGGTCACCGAAAATGCCGATCTCGAACGCGCGACCACGGCGGTGCTGCGCGGCGCGGTCTATGCGACGGGACAGGTCTGCTACTCGGTCGAGCGGGTCTATGTGCACGAGAGCATTCACGATGCCTTCGTCGCCAAGCTGGCGGAGAAGGCCGCCGAGGTGCGCCTCAATGCCGAGAACCCGCGCGCCGGCCATATCGGCCCCTTCACTCACGGCCCGCAGGCAGACATCGTCGCCGGCCACATCACCGATGCCGTGGCCAAGGGCGCCACGGTCGTCACCGGCGGGAAAATCGAGGAGATCGACGGCGGGCGCTATATGCGGCCGACCGTGCTCACCGGGGTCACCCATGACATGGCGATCATGCAGGACGAGACTTTCGGCCCCTGCATCCCGGTGATGGCCTATGCCGACGAGGAGGAGGCGATCCGCCTCGCCAACGATACGCAGTTCGGCCTCACCGCCAGCGTGATCGCGGGCGACGCGGAGGAAGCCGAGCGGATCGGGCGGCGGATCAATGCCGGCGGCATCTACCTGCAGGATACCTTCCTCACCTTCGCCAAGCTGCGCACCTTCGGCAGCGACAGCTTCGGCTGGTCCGGCCATGGCGCGCCGCGCATCGGGCCGGAAAGCCTGCGCCGCTTCCTGCGCCGCAAGAGCCTGCTGACCCAGACCGGCGAGGTGGCCGACATCCGCAACGATCATCACCTTGGAGACGGCGCGTGA
- a CDS encoding NAD(P)-dependent alcohol dehydrogenase encodes MKITAALSGRGGSAPKLVELEQEAPRAGEMRVRLVATGICHTDLHEHPGRHSPQPIVLGHEGAGVVEELGEGVTDFAVGDHVVLSGNSCGQCPSCQAGRPTYCDLAMPLCFGGQRMDGTTALSEGDNCIHSHFFGQSSFASHSIVPQRTAVKMDKALPLEKLGPLACGVITGAGGVIEALKVQDGQTIAVFGTGGVGLSAVMGAKIAGAKHIVAVDLSGERLELAREFGATHCFRGDQDDLKDAIREVTGRGLDFSFNTTNVPLVHTLALDVLAMNGTAGFVAAPLGEWKPNMFAMLAGGRQLRGILGGDANPQTFLPQLAKWWQEGRLPFDRMLRFYPFAEIDRAWEDARTGTAIKPVLLMEEQP; translated from the coding sequence GTGAAGATCACCGCAGCGCTATCCGGGCGCGGCGGCTCCGCGCCCAAACTGGTCGAACTGGAGCAGGAGGCCCCGCGTGCGGGCGAGATGCGGGTGCGCCTGGTGGCCACGGGCATCTGCCATACCGACCTGCACGAACATCCCGGCAGGCATAGCCCGCAGCCGATCGTGCTGGGCCACGAAGGCGCAGGCGTGGTGGAAGAGCTGGGCGAGGGCGTGACCGACTTCGCGGTGGGCGATCATGTCGTGCTGAGCGGCAACAGTTGCGGTCAGTGCCCATCCTGCCAGGCAGGCCGCCCGACCTACTGCGACCTTGCCATGCCGTTGTGCTTCGGCGGCCAGCGGATGGATGGCACTACCGCGCTGAGCGAAGGCGACAACTGCATCCACTCGCATTTCTTCGGCCAGTCGAGCTTTGCCAGCCACTCCATCGTGCCACAGCGCACGGCGGTGAAGATGGACAAGGCGCTGCCGCTGGAGAAGCTTGGCCCGCTGGCCTGCGGAGTGATTACCGGCGCGGGCGGGGTGATCGAGGCGCTGAAGGTGCAGGACGGCCAGACCATCGCCGTCTTCGGCACGGGCGGGGTCGGCCTGTCCGCCGTGATGGGCGCGAAGATCGCCGGGGCGAAGCATATCGTCGCGGTCGACCTGTCCGGCGAGCGGCTGGAACTCGCTCGCGAATTCGGCGCGACGCACTGCTTCCGCGGCGACCAGGACGACCTCAAGGACGCCATCCGCGAAGTCACCGGGCGCGGGCTCGACTTCAGTTTCAACACCACCAATGTCCCTCTCGTGCACACGCTGGCGCTGGACGTGCTGGCGATGAACGGCACCGCCGGATTCGTCGCCGCACCGCTCGGTGAATGGAAGCCCAACATGTTCGCCATGCTGGCGGGCGGGCGGCAATTGCGTGGCATCCTTGGCGGCGACGCCAATCCGCAGACCTTCCTGCCGCAGCTTGCGAAATGGTGGCAGGAGGGCAGACTGCCGTTCGACCGCATGCTGCGCTTCTATCCCTTCGCCGAGATCGATCGTGCCTGGGAAGACGCGCGCACCGGCACCGCGATCAAACCTGTCCTGCTGATGGAGGAGCAACCATGA
- a CDS encoding alpha/beta hydrolase, whose amino-acid sequence MTPEIRAKLKALGRELSPEMLGGTQAMFAELNHGLDPRTVVKRDFAYGEDARHRLDLFRRDNISGAPVFVFLHGGGFMMGDKHTEGSPFYSNMGDFAARQGWLGVTATYRLAPDNRFPSGVEDLTALVDWLRANVEDYGGDPDKIVLSGQSAGASHVANYLAHARDHAAGLAGAVFMSGVYDTTTCEDNPFNRAYYGDDRKAWGVASPLAGLLTSPIPMQFSVAEFDPVDFHKQAAQVVRQWVEAHDQWPEMHLLSGHNHLSPAACIGSDQKEVERMIAGFVGRVTA is encoded by the coding sequence ATGACCCCCGAAATCCGCGCCAAGCTGAAGGCATTGGGCCGCGAACTCTCGCCCGAGATGCTGGGCGGCACGCAGGCCATGTTTGCCGAACTGAACCATGGGCTGGACCCGCGCACCGTGGTGAAGCGCGACTTCGCCTATGGCGAGGATGCGCGGCACAGGCTCGACCTGTTCCGCCGCGACAACATCTCCGGCGCGCCGGTGTTCGTTTTCCTGCACGGCGGCGGCTTCATGATGGGCGACAAGCATACTGAGGGATCGCCGTTCTATTCCAACATGGGCGATTTCGCCGCGCGGCAGGGCTGGCTGGGCGTCACCGCCACCTATCGCCTGGCGCCGGACAACCGCTTCCCTTCGGGCGTGGAAGACCTGACCGCGCTGGTCGACTGGCTGCGTGCCAATGTGGAGGATTACGGCGGCGATCCGGACAAGATCGTGCTGTCGGGCCAGAGCGCGGGCGCGAGCCACGTCGCCAACTACCTCGCCCATGCGCGTGACCACGCGGCGGGCTTGGCGGGCGCTGTCTTCATGTCGGGTGTCTATGACACCACCACGTGCGAGGATAACCCCTTCAATCGCGCCTATTACGGTGATGATCGCAAGGCTTGGGGCGTGGCCTCACCGCTCGCCGGGCTGCTCACTTCGCCCATCCCGATGCAGTTCTCGGTCGCCGAATTCGATCCGGTCGACTTCCACAAGCAGGCCGCCCAGGTCGTGCGGCAATGGGTGGAAGCGCACGATCAGTGGCCCGAAATGCACCTGCTTTCGGGCCACAACCACCTCAGCCCCGCCGCCTGCATCGGCAGCGACCAGAAGGAGGTGGAACGGATGATTGCCGGCTTCGTGGGGCGGGTGACCGCCTAG
- a CDS encoding TraR/DksA family transcriptional regulator: MSDKAKAILEANLAELEGRLQRIERDLDEPHDPDASERAVQMEDDDSLEGQARLVAREIASTKRALDRIEKGDYGYCVECGEQISDGRLDARPEAALCINCAKKG, encoded by the coding sequence ATGTCCGACAAAGCCAAGGCCATCCTCGAAGCCAACCTGGCAGAGCTTGAAGGCCGCCTGCAGCGCATCGAGCGCGACCTCGACGAGCCGCACGATCCCGATGCCTCGGAACGCGCAGTACAGATGGAAGACGACGATTCGCTGGAAGGACAGGCTCGCCTCGTCGCCCGCGAAATCGCCTCGACCAAGCGTGCGCTCGATCGCATCGAGAAGGGCGATTACGGCTATTGCGTCGAATGCGGAGAGCAGATTTCGGACGGCCGGCTGGATGCCCGCCCCGAAGCCGCGCTGTGCATCAACTGCGCGAAGAAGGGCTAG
- a CDS encoding carotenoid oxygenase family protein — MPETFYSYASFGLQQRMPMRFEADVYECEVEGEIPEVLQGAYYRTGGDRQYPTLEDDIILNGDGMVSAFWFEDGRVSFRSRYVQTERLKAERAARRRLYGHYRNKYTDDPSVSNLPQRDNTGNTYAFEHHGELFMLREDSHPYRVDLDTLETLGVGEFGDLKSTALTAHPKIDPVTGEWWSYGVFASGEPTTDASLHVFDKDGKLVREQWFDTPYPGLSHDWGVTREHLVFPIMPLTASEKRLRAGKPYYEFDPDLPSAWGVMPRDGDPAKDMRWFDIPGLVMGHVMNAYSEGDKVIIDTPCSPGNCFSFFADKNGRFPTMPETITQITRITFDLSKPDAEAVTLEPVEGALGDMPKIDDRYAMSKYSIGYFALRDFPQMGVGQILWDTGELRVHELQGAAAQEPVFVPKSADAPEGDGYILTVVDRFVEKRTDLLILDGNDVSRPPIATIKLPFAMPMAFHGCWVPA; from the coding sequence ATGCCGGAGACTTTTTACTCTTACGCCAGTTTCGGCCTGCAACAGCGCATGCCGATGCGGTTCGAGGCGGATGTCTACGAATGCGAGGTGGAGGGCGAGATTCCCGAGGTGCTGCAAGGCGCCTATTACCGCACCGGCGGCGACCGGCAGTATCCCACGCTGGAAGACGACATCATCCTCAATGGCGATGGCATGGTCAGCGCCTTCTGGTTCGAGGACGGCCGCGTCTCCTTCCGCAGCCGCTACGTGCAGACCGAACGGCTGAAGGCCGAGCGCGCGGCGCGGCGGCGCCTCTATGGCCACTACCGCAACAAGTACACCGACGATCCCAGCGTCTCGAATCTCCCGCAGCGCGACAACACCGGCAATACCTATGCCTTCGAGCATCACGGCGAGCTGTTCATGCTGCGCGAGGATAGCCACCCCTACCGCGTCGACCTCGATACGCTGGAAACGCTGGGCGTGGGCGAATTCGGCGATCTCAAGTCCACCGCGCTCACCGCCCATCCCAAGATCGATCCGGTCACCGGCGAATGGTGGAGCTACGGCGTCTTTGCCAGCGGCGAACCTACCACCGATGCCAGCCTCCACGTGTTCGACAAGGACGGCAAGCTGGTGCGCGAACAGTGGTTCGACACGCCCTACCCCGGCCTCAGCCACGACTGGGGCGTCACGCGCGAGCACCTAGTGTTCCCGATCATGCCGCTGACCGCCAGCGAAAAGCGGCTGCGTGCGGGAAAGCCCTACTACGAGTTCGATCCCGACCTGCCGAGCGCCTGGGGCGTGATGCCGCGCGATGGCGATCCGGCGAAGGACATGCGCTGGTTCGACATTCCCGGCCTGGTGATGGGGCACGTGATGAATGCCTACAGCGAAGGCGACAAGGTGATCATCGACACGCCCTGCTCGCCTGGCAATTGCTTCAGCTTCTTCGCCGACAAGAACGGTCGCTTCCCGACCATGCCGGAGACGATCACGCAGATTACCCGCATCACCTTCGACCTGTCGAAACCCGATGCCGAAGCGGTGACGCTGGAGCCGGTCGAGGGCGCGCTGGGCGACATGCCCAAGATCGACGACCGCTATGCCATGAGCAAGTATTCGATCGGCTATTTCGCCCTGCGCGATTTCCCGCAGATGGGTGTCGGCCAGATCTTGTGGGACACCGGGGAACTGCGTGTCCACGAACTGCAGGGCGCCGCCGCGCAGGAGCCGGTGTTCGTGCCCAAGTCCGCCGATGCGCCCGAGGGCGACGGCTACATCCTCACCGTGGTCGACCGCTTCGTGGAGAAGCGCACCGACCTGCTGATCCTGGACGGCAACGATGTCAGCCGTCCGCCCATTGCAACGATCAAGCTGCCCTTTGCCATGCCCATGGCATTCCACGGCTGCTGGGTCCCCGCCTGA
- a CDS encoding nuclear transport factor 2 family protein, with protein sequence MSECQSDPWPDGVPQVMPAEDRGEIEELYARYAWGIDLADEEQAIATFAREAEFDHLWQGKVKGHDAIRENLRSLWYDRQHWWYGRQHLMNQFIMDPHPEGARVRCFFQIIQWNADYRTNFVFGIGTRDDRLIREDGRWKFLKLTVNAWTEVDQVPWKGERSLPQRPPYRSEPADTRPFDEQSRDPF encoded by the coding sequence ATGAGCGAGTGCCAAAGCGATCCTTGGCCCGACGGCGTGCCGCAGGTGATGCCGGCAGAGGATCGCGGCGAAATCGAGGAGCTCTACGCCCGCTATGCCTGGGGCATCGACCTGGCCGACGAGGAACAGGCCATCGCCACTTTCGCGCGCGAGGCGGAGTTCGACCACCTGTGGCAGGGCAAGGTGAAGGGCCACGACGCCATTCGCGAGAACCTGCGCTCGCTATGGTACGATCGCCAGCACTGGTGGTACGGCCGCCAGCACCTGATGAACCAGTTCATCATGGACCCGCACCCCGAGGGCGCACGGGTGCGCTGCTTCTTCCAGATCATTCAGTGGAACGCCGACTATCGTACCAATTTCGTCTTCGGTATCGGCACGCGTGACGACCGGCTGATCCGGGAGGACGGGCGGTGGAAGTTCCTCAAGCTGACAGTGAACGCGTGGACCGAGGTGGACCAGGTGCCGTGGAAGGGAGAGCGCAGCCTGCCGCAGCGGCCGCCCTATCGCAGCGAGCCGGCGGATACGCGGCCGTTCGACGAGCAGTCGCGCGACCCGTTCTAG